In Elephas maximus indicus isolate mEleMax1 chromosome 7, mEleMax1 primary haplotype, whole genome shotgun sequence, the following proteins share a genomic window:
- the LOC126079160 gene encoding olfactory receptor 51G2 — protein sequence MHIWISIPLCFMYLVSILGNCMILFIIKTEPSLHEPMYLFLSMLALTDLGLSLCTLPTVLGIFWMGTREIGHNACFAQLFFIHCLSFLESSVLLSMAFDRFVAICHPLHYASILTNTAIGRIGLASLGRSVTLILPLPFMLKRFPYCHSSVLSHSYCLHQEVMNLGCADIKANSIYGMFVIISTVGVDSLLIFFSYALILHTVLSIASRAERLKALNTCVSHICAVLLFYTPMIGLSVIHRFGKQAPHLVQVVMGFMYLLVPPLMNPIVYSVKTKQIRDQILGR from the coding sequence ATGCACATATGGATCTCCATCCCCCTGTGCTTCATGTACCTGGTTTCCATCCTGGGAAACTGCATGATTCTCTTTATTATTAAAACTGAGCCCTCACTCCATGAGCCTATGTACCTCTTCCTATCCATGCTGGCTTTGACTGATCTAGGCCTCTCCCTTTGTACCCTCCCAACAGTGCTGGGCATCTTTTGGATGGGGACACGAGAGATTGGCCACAATGCTTGTTTTGCCCAGCTCTTTTTCATTCACTGCTTATCCTTCCTGGAGTCCTCTGTGCTACTGTCAATGGCCTTCGACCGCTTTGTGGCCATTTGTCACCCCTTGCACTACGCGTCCATCCTTACCAACACAGCCATTGGCAGGATTGGCCTGGCTTCCTTGGGCCGAAGTGTAACACTCATCTTACCGTTGCCTTTTATGCTTAAGAGATTCCCCTACTGTCACTCTTCAGTTCTCTCACATTCCTATTGTCTCCACCAGGAAGTGATGAATTTGGGCTGTGCAGATATCAAAGCCAACAGCATCTATGGCATGTTTGTCATTATTTCTACAGTGGGTGTGGACTCACTGCTCATTTTCTTCTCCTATGCCCTAATCCTGCACACTGTGCTGTCCATCGCCTCCAGGGCTGAGAGACTCAAAGCTCTGAACACTTGTGTCTCTCACATCTGTGCTGTGTTGCTCTTTTATACTCCAATGATTGGCTTATCTGTCATCCACCGCTTCGGCAAGCAGGCACCCCATCTGGTCCAGGTGGTCATGGGCTTCATGTATCTTCTAGTTCCTCCCCTGATGAATCCCATTGTTTACAGTGTGAAGACCAAACAGATCCGAGATCAG